In Acidimicrobiales bacterium, the genomic stretch CGGCACCGCCATGGCCGGGAGCAGGACCCAGCCCACCCAGTCGGTGCCCCCGGGCACGGCGTGGAAGCCGAGCAGGGCCCCGGGCCCCGCCGCCCGGGCCACCGCCTCCCGGAGCCCCATTACCGCCGCCCCCTGCCCCCCCGGCGTGAACAGCCCCGCCGACCACGGGAAGGCCAGGAGCCACGCCCCCACCGCGCCGGCCGCGACCACGCCGGCCCCCTTGAGGCTGGACCGCCAGGCCCCGGCCACGGCCGACGCCAGCACCATCCCCGCCGCCGCCACCAGGGCCGCCACCACCACTCCGGGGCCGACCGCGCCGGCCAGGGCCAGGATCACGGCGGTGGCCGCCCAGCGCCGGGCCGGCCGGCCCGGGGACGCGAACGGCTCCCGGCCCGTGCCCGCCGCCACCAGCCGCACCAGCCACGGTGCCGCCCCGTAGGCCACCAGGGCGGCCCAGCGGCCGTGGGCCACCTCGTCGTAGGGCAGGGGGAGGGCCAGGTAGGCGACCGGCGCGGCCAGGCCGGCCCATCGGGAGCCGAGGGGCCGGGCCAGGCGGTAGGCGCCCAGGGCCCCCAGCGGCAGCATGCCCACGACCGCCAGGGTCCGGGCCAGGCCGGCCGAGCCGCCGAGGATCCCCCCCAGCACCCCGGCCAGCGCCAGCCCCAACGGCGGGGCGGTGGTCTGGCCCAGCCCCACCGGGCGGGTGCTGGACGTGTAGGCGGAGACCAGGCGCCCCGCCGACGGGAACGGGGACATCTGGCCCACGGCCGGGGGCCCGGTGTGCAGGAGGCTCCGGGCCCCGAACAGGAGGGCCACGACGATCACCCCCCACACCAGCACCGGCGCCCACGACAGGGCGGGACGGCCCTCGACGCCGGCGCCGGCCAGCAGGCCCTCCTCCCGGAGCTCCTCTTCGACCTCGATCCCCCCGGGCGGCGGGAGGTGGGGCACGCGGGTGGAGGCCCGGCTGAACGCCCCCTCCACCAGAGCGGTCAGGCGGGCGCCACCGGACGACTGCAGGCGGCGCACCTCCCCGTCCGGGAGCACCCGGTGCGCCGCCACCTCGGCCCGGAGGCGGCGCAGCTCCCCCAGGCGGCGCAGGTTCCACGTCCACGCCCCGACCGCGGCCCGGGCCGTGGGACCGCGGCCCCCGACCGTGGCCACGGCGGCCTCGGTCAAGGAGTGGGCCGCCAGCTGGGGTCCCACCCGGACCAGGTGCCAGCGCCCGTAGCACTTGAGAGCGGCGCGCAGCTCGTGGCGCCGGCACAGAGCCAGCTCCCGGGCCCCGGGCCGCCCGGCGCCCCGCCGCGGGACCGGGGGCAGCCCGGGCAGGTCCTGCATCGGGCGCAGGCCGGCCGAGAGCGCCGCCCGGTGGCGGGCCCGGGCGGCCGGGGCCACCATGACCCGGGCGCCCGCGGTCTGGGCCCGCCACGACAGGTCGACGTCCTCCCGGAACAGCACCATGGCGGGGTCGAAGCCCCCCAGGGCCGCGAACAGGTCGGCCCGCACGAGCATGGCGGCGTCCGGCGCCACGAACACGTCCCGGACCGAGTCGTGCTGCTCCTGGTCCATCTCGCCCGGCAGGGCCAGCGGCACCGGCAGGCCCCCCTTGTCGGCGCTCATCCCGACCTGGAGCAGCCGGGTGGGGTCCTCCCAGGTCACCAGCTTGGGGCCGATGATCCCGGCATTGGACCGGAACGCCTCCTCGACTAGCAGCCGCACCGCGTCGCGGTCGAGGGCCACGTCGTCGTGGCACATCAGGTAGAACGACGCCCCCTCGACGACCCGGAGGGCCTCGTTGGCGGCGGCGGCGTAGCCCGTCGGCGCAGGCAGGCGCCGGACGTAGGCCCCGGGCAGGATGGCCGCCACCCGCGGGGTCGGGTCCTCGGCGCTGCCGGCGTCGACCACCAGGACCGAGAGGTTGGGGTAG encodes the following:
- a CDS encoding glycosyltransferase yields the protein MDPQAPPVVAVVVTADPGEWFEETLGGLAAQDYPNLSVLVVDAGSAEDPTPRVAAILPGAYVRRLPAPTGYAAAANEALRVVEGASFYLMCHDDVALDRDAVRLLVEEAFRSNAGIIGPKLVTWEDPTRLLQVGMSADKGGLPVPLALPGEMDQEQHDSVRDVFVAPDAAMLVRADLFAALGGFDPAMVLFREDVDLSWRAQTAGARVMVAPAARARHRAALSAGLRPMQDLPGLPPVPRRGAGRPGARELALCRRHELRAALKCYGRWHLVRVGPQLAAHSLTEAAVATVGGRGPTARAAVGAWTWNLRRLGELRRLRAEVAAHRVLPDGEVRRLQSSGGARLTALVEGAFSRASTRVPHLPPPGGIEVEEELREEGLLAGAGVEGRPALSWAPVLVWGVIVVALLFGARSLLHTGPPAVGQMSPFPSAGRLVSAYTSSTRPVGLGQTTAPPLGLALAGVLGGILGGSAGLARTLAVVGMLPLGALGAYRLARPLGSRWAGLAAPVAYLALPLPYDEVAHGRWAALVAYGAAPWLVRLVAAGTGREPFASPGRPARRWAATAVILALAGAVGPGVVVAALVAAAGMVLASAVAGAWRSSLKGAGVVAAGAVGAWLLAFPWSAGLFTPGGQGAAVMGLREAVARAAGPGALLGFHAVPGGTDWVGWVLLPAMAVP